One genomic window of Syntrophales bacterium includes the following:
- a CDS encoding DUF488 domain-containing protein, with protein MQTIYTVGHSNHTPDTFLALLKRHEITAIADVRSVPYSRFVPQFNKDNFSARLQRTGIIYVFLGFQLGAQPNNHDCYNNGKVDFRRLSQKTDFRDGLTRIRKDAAQFNLALLCTEKDPIFCHRMVLICRHLRDSNTVIKHILEDGELEDNRDSESRLLKLLHMPQVNLFETSSQIIEEAYDQQSDKIAHHDTEASQGVEIAYV; from the coding sequence ATGCAAACGATCTATACAGTTGGCCATTCAAATCACACACCAGACACCTTCCTTGCCCTTCTAAAGCGCCATGAGATCACTGCAATTGCCGATGTCCGGTCTGTCCCATACAGTCGCTTTGTGCCCCAATTCAACAAGGACAACTTCTCCGCACGCCTTCAGCGTACTGGTATCATTTATGTCTTCCTGGGTTTTCAACTCGGAGCGCAACCTAACAACCACGACTGCTACAACAATGGCAAGGTTGATTTTAGGCGACTTTCCCAAAAGACAGATTTCCGGGATGGACTAACACGCATTCGCAAAGATGCCGCGCAGTTCAATCTGGCATTATTGTGTACAGAGAAGGACCCAATTTTCTGTCACAGAATGGTCCTTATTTGTCGGCATCTGCGTGATTCAAACACAGTCATTAAGCACATTCTCGAAGACGGTGAACTTGAAGATAACCGGGATTCCGAATCCCGCCTTCTCAAGTTGCTTCATATGCCCCAAGTTAATTTGTTCGAGACGTCAAGTCAAATTATTGAAGAAGCCTATGACCAACAAAGCGACAAAATCGCGCATCATGATACGGAAGCTTCACAGGGCGTCGAAATCGCGTATGTGTGA